In Tachysurus vachellii isolate PV-2020 chromosome 1, HZAU_Pvac_v1, whole genome shotgun sequence, a genomic segment contains:
- the LOC132848786 gene encoding gamma-crystallin M2-like, producing the protein MARIIFYEDRNFTGRSYECSSDCSDMSSYLSRCHSCRVESGCWMVYDRPNFMGNQYFLRRGEYADYMSMWGWGNNWIRSCRMIPMYRGSYRIRMYERENFLGQMMDVTDDCDSITDRYHWSGGCHSCHIMEGHWLMYEHPHYRGRMWYFRPGEYRSFREMMGMSGMRFMSMRRIVDSWY; encoded by the exons ATGGCCAGG ATTATCTTCTACGAGGACAGGAACTTCACGGGCCGCTCCTATGAGTGCAGCAGCGACTGTTCGGACATGTCCTCCTACCTGAGCCGCTGCCACTCATGCAGGGTGGAGAGCGGCTGCTGGATGGTGTACGATCGCCCCAACTTCATGGGAAACCAGTATTTCCTCAGGAGGGGCGAATATGCCGACTACATGAGCATGTGGGGCTGGGGCAACAACTGGATCAGGTCCTGCCGCATGATCCCTATG TACAGGGGCTCGTACAGAATAAGGATGTACGAGAGGGAGAACTTCCTGGGGCAGATGATGGATGTGACTGATGACTGCGACTCCATCACGGATCGCTACCACTGGTCTGGTGGATGCCACTCGTGCCACATCATGGAGGGGCACTGGCTTATGTACGAGCATCCTCACTACCGAGGCAGGATGTGGTACTTCAGGCCCGGAGAGTACCGCAGTTTCAGGGAGATGATGGGAATGAGCGGCATGAGGTTCATGAGCATGAGACGCATCGTGGATTCTTGGTATTAA